From Haloglomus litoreum, the proteins below share one genomic window:
- the gyrA gene encoding DNA gyrase subunit A codes for MSSDVPDLPDEVAERVESVRVEDEMEQSYIDYAMSVIVGRALPDARDGLKPVQRRILYALHEMGVTSNSGHRKSSNVVGETMGNYHPHGDSAIYDALARMAQDFSLRYPLVDGQGNFGSIDGDPPAAMRYTEARMAPLAEEMLADIEKDTVDFEANYDDRLQEPAVLPAALPNLLLNGASGIAVGMSTNIPPHNLGEVIDACIQVIENPDCPVADLIATKESDGPIKGPDFPTGARIVGKEGVYDAYTTGKGRVRVRAEYEVEHNEGGKDRIVITAFPYQENKARRIERIADDVNDGKIEGITDIRDESDRDGVRVVIELKRGANTEVVENQLVERHLETTFGVNCVALVDGQPKRLDLKQLLEEYVDHRREVVRRRSEFELAEAEDRAHILEGRLQALENVDEVVELIRNSEDRAAAIEALQTDEDALGFTLSEAQAEHIVRMQLGSLTSMEAADVETEYEEVQAEIERLETILGSQAELDRVVTEELEEMKEKYDDERRTGFMEDVGSVTREDLIPEEDVVVVVTEEDYVKRMPLDEFDPQHRGGKGIIGVRPKDGDRVATVFEANTHDYLLCFTSKGQVYRLKTYEIPEMGRTARGTSAQQVLDLDGDEEINAVVDVADLDEEDFLAMVTRNGYVKRTGVGKFENVHSGGIRAIKLEEGDSLADVEVTDGEMDLVIASRQGMTIRFDEDEARAMGRTARGVNGIKLQDDDEVAGLVATHDEDERALLTVTRQGYGKRTRLSEYRRQSRYGKGLIDIKTNERNGHVVAVNAVTDDDGLVIMSESGQIMRTHVDEVSMQGRNTMGVVVMRLDEDDWVASVDTIPAVDNDPDAESDETVETGEEAADATDSASDAESTDAE; via the coding sequence ATGAGTTCGGACGTCCCCGACCTCCCCGACGAGGTCGCAGAGCGGGTCGAGAGCGTCCGCGTCGAGGACGAGATGGAGCAGTCGTACATCGACTACGCGATGAGCGTCATCGTCGGGCGTGCGCTGCCCGACGCCCGTGACGGCCTCAAGCCCGTCCAGCGGCGCATCCTCTACGCGCTGCACGAGATGGGCGTCACGTCCAATTCGGGCCACCGGAAGTCCTCGAACGTGGTCGGGGAGACGATGGGTAACTACCACCCGCACGGGGACAGCGCCATCTACGACGCGCTGGCGCGGATGGCCCAGGACTTCTCGCTGCGCTACCCGCTCGTCGACGGGCAGGGGAACTTCGGGAGCATCGACGGCGACCCGCCCGCGGCGATGCGGTACACGGAGGCGCGGATGGCGCCGCTGGCCGAGGAGATGCTGGCCGACATCGAGAAGGACACCGTCGACTTCGAGGCCAACTACGACGACCGCCTGCAGGAACCGGCGGTCCTGCCCGCGGCGCTCCCGAACCTCCTCCTGAACGGTGCCTCCGGCATCGCCGTCGGGATGAGCACGAACATCCCGCCGCACAACCTCGGCGAGGTAATCGACGCCTGCATCCAGGTCATCGAGAACCCGGACTGCCCGGTCGCGGACCTCATCGCGACGAAGGAGTCCGACGGTCCCATCAAGGGCCCCGACTTCCCGACCGGCGCACGCATCGTCGGGAAGGAGGGCGTCTACGACGCCTACACGACCGGCAAGGGCCGGGTCCGGGTCCGCGCGGAGTACGAGGTCGAACACAACGAGGGTGGCAAGGACCGCATCGTCATCACGGCGTTCCCGTACCAGGAGAACAAGGCCCGGCGCATCGAGCGTATCGCCGACGACGTCAACGACGGGAAGATCGAGGGCATCACGGACATCCGCGACGAGTCCGACCGCGACGGGGTCCGGGTCGTCATCGAGCTGAAGCGCGGCGCGAACACGGAGGTCGTCGAGAACCAGCTGGTCGAGCGCCACCTCGAGACGACGTTCGGCGTCAACTGCGTCGCCCTCGTGGACGGCCAGCCGAAGCGACTCGACCTCAAGCAGCTGCTCGAGGAGTACGTCGACCACCGCCGCGAGGTCGTGCGCCGGCGCTCCGAGTTCGAACTCGCGGAGGCCGAGGACCGCGCGCACATCCTCGAGGGCCGACTGCAGGCCCTGGAGAACGTCGACGAGGTCGTCGAACTCATCCGGAACAGTGAGGACCGGGCGGCGGCCATCGAGGCGCTCCAGACCGACGAGGACGCGCTCGGGTTCACGCTCAGCGAGGCCCAGGCCGAGCACATCGTCCGGATGCAGCTGGGGTCGCTCACCTCGATGGAGGCCGCCGACGTGGAGACCGAGTACGAGGAGGTCCAGGCCGAGATCGAGCGCCTGGAGACCATCCTCGGCTCGCAGGCCGAACTTGACCGCGTCGTGACGGAGGAACTGGAGGAGATGAAGGAGAAGTACGACGACGAGCGCCGGACCGGCTTCATGGAGGACGTGGGCTCGGTCACGCGCGAGGACCTCATCCCCGAGGAGGACGTGGTCGTCGTCGTCACCGAGGAGGACTACGTCAAGCGGATGCCGCTCGACGAGTTCGACCCGCAGCACCGCGGCGGGAAGGGCATCATCGGCGTCCGCCCGAAGGACGGCGACCGCGTCGCGACGGTGTTCGAGGCCAACACGCACGACTACCTGCTCTGCTTCACGAGCAAGGGGCAGGTCTACCGGCTGAAGACCTACGAGATCCCCGAGATGGGCCGCACGGCCCGCGGGACCTCGGCCCAGCAGGTGCTGGACCTCGACGGCGACGAGGAGATCAACGCCGTCGTCGACGTCGCCGACCTCGACGAGGAGGACTTCCTCGCGATGGTCACGCGGAACGGCTACGTGAAGCGGACCGGCGTCGGCAAGTTCGAGAACGTCCACTCCGGCGGCATCCGTGCCATCAAACTGGAGGAGGGCGACAGCCTCGCCGACGTGGAGGTGACCGACGGCGAGATGGACCTCGTCATCGCCAGCCGCCAGGGCATGACCATCCGCTTCGACGAGGACGAGGCCCGTGCGATGGGCCGGACCGCACGCGGTGTCAATGGCATCAAACTGCAGGACGACGACGAGGTGGCCGGGCTCGTCGCGACCCACGACGAGGACGAGCGCGCCCTGCTGACCGTCACCCGGCAGGGGTACGGCAAGCGCACGCGCCTCTCGGAGTACCGCCGGCAATCCCGCTACGGCAAGGGCCTCATCGACATCAAGACGAACGAACGCAACGGGCACGTCGTCGCCGTGAACGCCGTCACCGACGACGACGGCCTCGTTATCATGAGCGAGAGCGGTCAGATCATGCGGACCCACGTCGACGAGGTGTCGATGCAGGGCCGCAACACGATGGGTGTCGTCGTGATGCGCCTCGACGAGGACGACTGGGTCGCCAGCGTCGACACCATCCCGGCGGTCGACAACGACCCCGACGCCGAATCCGACGAGACGGTCGAGACGGGCGAGGAAGCCGCCGACGCTACCGATTCCGCCTCCGACGCCGAATCGACCGACGCCGAGTAA
- the gyrB gene encoding DNA topoisomerase (ATP-hydrolyzing) subunit B, whose amino-acid sequence MSQGYSEDNIQTLEGLEAVRKRPAMYIGSTDARGLHHLVYEVVDNSIDEALAGYCDTIEVTVHEDGSVSVSDDGRGIPVGEHESGKSAVEVVMTVLHAGGKFDKDSYQVSGGLHGVGVSVVNALSKWLEVEVKRDGGVYRHRFDHGDPDQELERVRDMEPDEETGTTIRFWPDDDIFETLDFAYSTLASRLRELAFLNPGVAITIEDERSGEGETFAYEGGIKEFVEYLNETRDVLHEDVLFIEGSGESDDGQVQVEIAIQATAGVQGSIHAFANNINTREGGTHMTGFKTALTRVVNDYATSQGLLKDIDGTLKGEDIREGLTAVLSIKHPDPQFEGQTKTKLGNGEVRGIVEGIVHEKLSAYLEEHPDTAEAIVSKAVEAAKARMAAKKAEELTRRKSALDSTSLPGKLADCQSRDPEQAELFVVEGDSAGGSAKQGRNPEFQAVLPLRGKILNVEKHRLDRILENDQIRNLITAVGTGIGDEFDIEDCRYHKIIIMTDADVDGAHIRTLMLTFLYRHMPELLERGYVYAAQPPLYRVRYRGDTYDAMTEAERDRIVEEVCDGSPDQVQRFKGLGEMNPEQLWDTTMNPENRILKQINIEDAATADRMFSVLMGDAVEPRKQFIKDHAEDAEWVDI is encoded by the coding sequence ATGTCACAGGGTTACAGCGAGGACAACATCCAGACCCTCGAGGGGCTGGAGGCGGTCCGGAAGCGGCCCGCCATGTACATCGGCTCCACCGACGCGCGTGGCCTCCACCATCTCGTCTACGAGGTCGTCGACAACTCCATCGACGAGGCCCTCGCGGGCTACTGCGACACCATCGAGGTGACGGTCCACGAGGACGGGTCGGTGAGCGTCAGCGACGACGGCCGCGGCATCCCCGTCGGCGAGCACGAGTCCGGCAAGTCGGCGGTCGAGGTCGTGATGACGGTGCTCCACGCCGGGGGGAAGTTCGACAAGGACTCCTACCAGGTCTCCGGCGGCCTCCACGGCGTCGGCGTCTCCGTCGTGAACGCGCTCTCGAAGTGGCTGGAGGTCGAGGTCAAGCGCGACGGCGGCGTCTACCGGCACCGCTTCGACCACGGCGACCCAGACCAGGAACTCGAGCGGGTCCGCGATATGGAGCCCGACGAGGAGACGGGGACGACCATCCGGTTCTGGCCGGACGACGACATCTTCGAGACCCTGGACTTCGCCTACTCCACGCTGGCCTCGCGCCTGCGAGAGCTCGCCTTCCTCAACCCCGGCGTCGCCATCACCATCGAGGACGAGCGCTCCGGGGAGGGGGAGACCTTCGCGTACGAGGGCGGTATCAAGGAGTTCGTCGAGTACCTCAACGAGACGCGCGACGTGCTCCACGAGGACGTCCTCTTCATCGAGGGGAGCGGCGAGAGCGACGACGGCCAGGTGCAGGTCGAGATCGCCATCCAGGCGACCGCGGGCGTTCAGGGCTCCATCCACGCGTTCGCGAACAACATCAACACCCGCGAGGGCGGCACCCACATGACCGGGTTCAAGACCGCCCTGACCCGGGTGGTCAACGACTACGCCACCTCGCAAGGGCTGCTGAAGGATATCGACGGCACCCTGAAGGGTGAGGACATCCGCGAGGGGCTCACCGCGGTCCTCTCCATCAAGCACCCCGACCCGCAGTTCGAGGGGCAGACGAAGACGAAACTCGGCAACGGCGAGGTCCGGGGCATCGTGGAGGGCATCGTCCACGAGAAGCTCTCGGCCTACCTCGAGGAGCACCCCGACACCGCCGAGGCCATCGTCTCGAAGGCGGTCGAGGCCGCGAAGGCGCGGATGGCCGCGAAGAAGGCCGAGGAGCTCACCCGCCGGAAGTCCGCGCTCGACTCCACGTCGCTGCCCGGGAAACTGGCGGACTGTCAGAGCCGGGACCCGGAGCAGGCGGAGCTGTTCGTCGTGGAGGGCGACTCCGCGGGCGGCTCCGCGAAACAGGGCCGGAACCCGGAGTTCCAGGCCGTCCTCCCCCTGCGCGGGAAGATCCTCAACGTCGAGAAGCACCGGCTGGACCGCATCCTCGAGAACGACCAGATCCGGAACCTCATCACCGCCGTCGGCACCGGCATCGGCGACGAGTTCGACATCGAGGACTGTCGCTACCACAAGATCATCATCATGACGGACGCCGACGTGGACGGCGCCCACATCCGGACGCTGATGCTGACCTTCCTCTACCGGCATATGCCCGAACTGCTGGAGCGTGGCTACGTCTACGCGGCCCAGCCGCCCCTCTACCGGGTCCGCTACCGCGGCGACACCTACGACGCCATGACCGAGGCCGAGCGGGACCGCATCGTCGAGGAGGTCTGTGACGGCTCGCCCGACCAGGTCCAGCGGTTCAAGGGCCTCGGCGAGATGAACCCCGAACAGCTCTGGGACACGACGATGAACCCGGAGAACCGCATCCTCAAGCAGATCAACATCGAGGACGCGGCGACCGCCGACCGGATGTTCTCGGTCCTGATGGGCGACGCGGTCGAGCCGCGAAAGCAGTTCATCAAGGACCACGCGGAAGACGCGGAATGGGTCGATATCTGA
- a CDS encoding class I SAM-dependent methyltransferase, with the protein MTDVQSQSHADRVYDWWSRHPGLFDLFATAAFFGRYRSLRRMAVDRLGLERGDRVLDLACGTGPNFPLLVEAVGSGGTVVGLDHSRGMAVAALQRAHEAGDESLRVARADAGALPLPDDAMDAALCTLSLSAIPDHLAAIQELRRVVRPGGRVVVLDAQPYQSGPIRVFNPLVNRVSALATNWYPDRHLPTDLRAAFGADRVDVDCHNGGTAFVATVRVPESL; encoded by the coding sequence GTGACCGACGTCCAGTCCCAGTCGCACGCCGACCGCGTGTACGACTGGTGGAGCCGGCATCCGGGGCTGTTCGACCTGTTCGCCACGGCCGCGTTCTTCGGGCGGTACCGGTCCCTCCGCCGGATGGCCGTCGACCGACTCGGTCTCGAGCGGGGGGACCGCGTGCTGGACCTCGCGTGTGGAACGGGCCCGAACTTTCCGCTGCTGGTCGAGGCGGTGGGCTCCGGTGGTACCGTCGTCGGCCTCGACCACTCGCGCGGGATGGCCGTGGCCGCGCTCCAGCGGGCCCACGAGGCCGGGGATGAGAGCCTCCGCGTCGCCCGCGCCGACGCCGGGGCCCTGCCGCTCCCGGACGACGCGATGGACGCGGCCCTGTGTACGCTCTCGCTCTCGGCCATCCCGGACCACCTGGCGGCCATCCAGGAGCTCAGGCGCGTCGTCCGCCCTGGGGGGCGGGTCGTCGTCCTCGACGCGCAGCCGTACCAGTCCGGCCCGATTCGCGTCTTCAACCCGCTCGTCAACCGGGTGTCGGCGCTCGCGACGAACTGGTACCCGGACCGGCACCTGCCGACCGACCTCCGGGCCGCGTTCGGCGCCGACCGTGTCGACGTGGACTGCCACAACGGCGGGACGGCGTTCGTGGCGACGGTGCGGGTGCCGGAATCGCTATAG
- a CDS encoding DNA topoisomerase IV subunit A encodes MSTDNTEADTEPNSERARQELIELAGEFYDQFADGDVPRMRIPTRTKSNIEYSEEEGVWVLGDRQTTRTAKTKAGAQKLLKAIYTIEFLAQQLEEDRSSTLRELYYLSESWDNEFAQFNDQDDSNGLVEDLEVVSGVTREDFHMRPEESGATLMGPLLLREQTRRGEREIHCQEDVGEGGYQIPNNPDTIEFLENDAEFILCVETGGMRDRLVENGFDEEYGCIVVHLKGQPARATRRITKRLHDELDLPVVVFTDGDPWSYRIYGSVAYGSIKSAHLSEYLATPAAQFVGIRPQDIVDYDLPTDPLADSDINALESELEDPRFQSEFWREQIELQLDIGKKAEQQALASRGLDFVTETYLPERLTEMGIF; translated from the coding sequence ATGAGTACCGACAACACCGAGGCCGACACGGAGCCGAACAGCGAGCGCGCACGCCAGGAGCTCATCGAACTCGCGGGCGAGTTCTACGACCAGTTCGCCGACGGGGACGTCCCGCGGATGCGCATCCCCACCCGGACGAAGAGCAACATCGAGTACTCCGAGGAGGAGGGGGTCTGGGTGCTGGGCGACCGCCAGACCACCCGGACGGCGAAGACGAAGGCCGGGGCCCAGAAGCTGCTGAAGGCCATCTACACCATCGAGTTCCTCGCCCAGCAGCTCGAGGAGGACCGCTCGTCGACCCTGCGTGAACTGTACTACCTCAGCGAGTCCTGGGACAACGAGTTCGCCCAGTTCAACGACCAGGACGACTCCAACGGCCTGGTCGAGGACCTGGAGGTCGTCTCGGGGGTCACCCGCGAGGACTTCCACATGCGGCCCGAGGAGTCCGGCGCGACGCTGATGGGCCCGCTCCTCCTGCGCGAGCAGACCCGCCGGGGCGAGCGCGAGATCCACTGCCAGGAGGACGTCGGGGAGGGCGGCTACCAGATCCCCAACAACCCCGACACCATCGAGTTCCTCGAGAACGACGCGGAGTTCATCCTCTGTGTCGAGACCGGCGGGATGCGCGACCGGCTCGTCGAGAACGGCTTCGACGAGGAGTACGGCTGCATCGTCGTCCACCTCAAGGGCCAGCCGGCGCGAGCGACCCGGCGCATCACCAAGCGGCTCCACGACGAACTCGACCTCCCGGTCGTGGTCTTCACCGACGGCGACCCGTGGTCGTACCGCATCTACGGCTCGGTCGCGTACGGCTCCATCAAGTCCGCCCACCTCTCGGAGTACCTGGCGACGCCGGCGGCGCAGTTCGTCGGCATCCGTCCGCAGGACATCGTCGACTACGACCTGCCGACGGACCCGCTGGCCGACTCGGACATCAACGCGCTCGAGTCGGAGCTGGAGGACCCACGCTTCCAGTCGGAGTTCTGGCGCGAGCAGATCGAGCTCCAGCTCGACATCGGCAAGAAGGCCGAGCAGCAGGCGCTCGCCTCGCGTGGCCTGGACTTCGTCACCGAGACGTACCTGCCCGAGCGACTGACCGAGATGGGCATCTTCTGA
- a CDS encoding DNA topoisomerase VI subunit B: MTSFQSELGGGGGGDGGDGDGIAEELAGEQRAISIAEFFEKNKHMLGFDSGARGLVTAVKEAVDNALDATEEAGILPDIYVEIEEADDYYRLVVEDNGPGITREQVPKIFGKLLYGSRFGKREQNRGQQGIGISAAVMHSQLTSGKPAKITSKPRGGEARFFELIVDTDANEPEIDTDEPTTWERPHGTRIELEMEGNMRARQQLHDYIEHTAVVNPHARIELREPGLDEPLKFERATDQLPAETEEIKPHPHGVELGTLKKMLAATDSYSISGFLQGEFTRVGATTATNVVDAFRDRQFGREMTWRVPGTTDDADVVGAVVDATANKGAEATEAFAEGVADALDDHEHVGYGDVADAVDSAAEDVEAEYDVRLGSTVRENAVAAAWGEVTTTRGSDCYRLVDEATTTRKDDAAVDGLARRIADRFADADMDEPGVGDGARDRVTRDTLSGWVAWAAQRTAERDDETFGETAQENVLESFWERARTVDEEPPKVSALADDRDAIARLLEAMRETDILSPPTDCLAPITEELVEAGLRKEYDADFFAACTRDAEVHGGDPFIVEAGIAYGGDLESEGSVDILRFANRVPLVYQRGACATVDVIKNINWRNYNLDQPGGSGIPNGPAVLMVHVASTNVPFTSESKDAVANVPAIEDEIELALREAARELKTYLNKQQSLRERRQKRDTLAEILPEMADKLTEVTGREPLDIEDSLARIMNNVLVERRRENGHVSLVVENNDDTGVEPEITDICSVDPGEVEGASVVEMDGEWFVRWNPSVPGGETAELVYDVGDDAEFDVAVEGIEDEKLTTNA; the protein is encoded by the coding sequence ATGACCTCGTTCCAGTCGGAGCTCGGTGGCGGCGGGGGTGGCGACGGCGGCGACGGCGACGGGATCGCCGAGGAGCTCGCCGGGGAGCAGCGGGCCATCTCCATCGCCGAGTTCTTCGAGAAGAACAAGCATATGCTCGGGTTCGACTCGGGCGCACGGGGACTCGTCACGGCCGTCAAGGAGGCCGTGGACAACGCCCTCGACGCGACCGAGGAGGCCGGCATCCTCCCCGACATCTACGTCGAGATCGAGGAGGCCGACGACTACTACCGCCTCGTCGTCGAGGACAACGGGCCGGGCATCACGCGCGAGCAGGTCCCGAAGATCTTCGGCAAGCTCCTGTACGGCTCCCGGTTCGGCAAGCGCGAGCAGAACCGCGGCCAGCAGGGGATCGGCATCTCCGCCGCCGTGATGCACTCGCAGCTCACCTCGGGCAAGCCCGCGAAGATCACCTCCAAACCCCGTGGCGGGGAGGCCCGCTTCTTCGAGCTCATCGTCGACACGGACGCCAACGAGCCGGAGATCGACACCGACGAGCCGACCACCTGGGAGCGCCCGCACGGCACCCGCATCGAGCTGGAGATGGAGGGGAACATGCGCGCCCGCCAGCAGCTCCACGACTACATCGAGCACACGGCGGTCGTCAACCCACACGCCCGCATCGAGCTCCGGGAGCCGGGGCTGGACGAGCCGCTGAAGTTCGAGCGCGCGACCGATCAACTGCCGGCGGAGACGGAGGAGATCAAGCCCCACCCGCACGGCGTGGAACTGGGGACGCTGAAGAAGATGCTGGCGGCGACGGACTCGTACTCCATCAGCGGCTTCCTGCAGGGTGAGTTCACGCGCGTCGGTGCCACCACCGCCACGAACGTCGTCGACGCCTTCCGGGACAGGCAGTTCGGACGCGAGATGACCTGGCGCGTCCCCGGGACGACCGACGACGCGGATGTCGTCGGCGCCGTCGTCGACGCGACCGCCAACAAGGGCGCCGAGGCGACCGAGGCGTTCGCCGAGGGGGTGGCCGACGCGCTCGACGATCACGAGCACGTCGGCTACGGGGACGTGGCGGACGCGGTCGACAGCGCCGCCGAGGACGTGGAGGCCGAGTACGACGTCCGCCTCGGCTCGACGGTGCGCGAGAACGCCGTCGCCGCCGCGTGGGGCGAGGTGACGACGACCCGCGGGTCGGACTGCTACCGGCTCGTGGACGAGGCGACGACGACCCGGAAGGACGACGCCGCGGTGGACGGGCTGGCCCGGCGCATCGCCGACCGCTTCGCCGACGCCGACATGGACGAGCCCGGCGTCGGTGACGGCGCCCGGGACCGCGTGACCCGGGACACGCTCTCCGGGTGGGTCGCCTGGGCCGCCCAGCGCACCGCCGAGCGCGACGACGAGACCTTCGGCGAGACCGCACAGGAGAACGTCCTCGAGTCGTTCTGGGAGCGGGCCCGGACCGTCGACGAGGAGCCGCCGAAGGTGTCGGCGCTCGCCGACGACCGCGACGCCATCGCGCGGCTGCTGGAGGCGATGCGCGAGACGGACATCCTCTCCCCGCCGACCGACTGCCTGGCGCCCATCACGGAGGAACTCGTGGAGGCGGGGCTGCGAAAGGAGTACGACGCGGACTTCTTCGCGGCCTGCACGCGCGACGCCGAGGTCCACGGCGGCGACCCGTTCATCGTCGAGGCGGGCATCGCCTACGGCGGCGACCTCGAATCCGAGGGGAGCGTCGACATCCTCCGGTTCGCCAACCGCGTCCCGCTGGTCTACCAGCGCGGCGCCTGCGCGACGGTCGACGTCATCAAGAACATCAACTGGCGCAACTACAATCTCGACCAGCCGGGCGGGAGCGGCATCCCCAACGGCCCCGCGGTGCTGATGGTCCACGTCGCCTCGACGAACGTCCCGTTCACGAGCGAGTCGAAGGACGCCGTCGCCAACGTGCCCGCCATCGAGGACGAGATCGAACTCGCGCTCCGGGAGGCCGCCCGCGAGCTGAAGACCTACCTCAACAAGCAGCAGTCCCTGCGCGAGCGTCGGCAGAAGCGGGACACGCTGGCCGAGATCCTCCCGGAGATGGCCGACAAGCTCACCGAGGTCACCGGCCGCGAGCCGCTGGATATCGAGGACTCGCTGGCCCGCATCATGAACAACGTCCTCGTCGAGCGGCGCCGGGAGAACGGCCACGTCTCGCTCGTCGTCGAGAACAACGACGACACGGGCGTCGAGCCCGAGATCACGGACATCTGCTCGGTCGACCCCGGGGAGGTGGAGGGTGCCAGCGTCGTCGAGATGGACGGGGAGTGGTTCGTCCGCTGGAACCCCTCCGTTCCCGGCGGTGAGACCGCCGAGCTGGTCTACGACGTCGGCGACGACGCCGAGTTCGACGTCGCGGTCGAGGGCATCGAGGACGAGAAGCTGACCACCAACGCCTGA
- the rocF gene encoding arginase produces the protein MNVRLIGVPMDLGADRRGVDMGPSAIRYAGLADAIEGVDHRCTDHGDLPVPGPETRDRTGGQYGDRAKFLDETREVCSALADEVAATVADGRLPLVLGGDHSIAIGSMAGAARDHDLGVVWFDAHGDFNTPSTSPSGNVHGMSLAATLGLDEFADHDWAHTDIDPENVALVGVRSLDDAEREAIVDAGVSVYTMSDIDERGLPEVAEDALAVATDGTDGVHVSLDMDFLDPNEAPGVGTPVRGGVTYREAHAAMEEVADHREGLVSLEVVEVNPILDDHNRTAELGVELVASALGERIL, from the coding sequence ATGAACGTTCGACTCATCGGCGTCCCGATGGACCTCGGTGCCGACCGGCGTGGCGTCGACATGGGGCCCTCGGCCATCCGCTACGCCGGGCTCGCCGACGCCATCGAGGGCGTCGACCACCGCTGCACCGACCACGGCGACCTGCCGGTCCCCGGGCCGGAGACCCGTGACCGGACCGGCGGGCAGTACGGCGACCGGGCGAAGTTCCTCGACGAGACCCGCGAGGTCTGTTCGGCACTGGCCGACGAGGTCGCGGCCACCGTCGCCGACGGTCGGCTCCCCCTCGTGCTCGGCGGCGACCACTCCATCGCCATCGGCTCGATGGCGGGCGCGGCCCGTGACCACGACCTCGGCGTCGTCTGGTTCGACGCCCACGGCGATTTCAACACCCCCTCGACCTCGCCCTCGGGCAACGTCCACGGGATGAGCCTGGCCGCCACGCTCGGACTGGACGAGTTCGCCGACCACGACTGGGCCCACACCGACATCGACCCCGAGAACGTCGCACTCGTCGGCGTCCGCTCGCTCGACGACGCCGAGCGCGAGGCCATCGTCGACGCCGGCGTGTCGGTCTACACGATGAGCGATATCGACGAGCGGGGCCTCCCCGAGGTCGCCGAGGACGCCCTCGCCGTCGCCACCGACGGGACCGACGGCGTCCACGTCTCGCTCGACATGGACTTCCTCGATCCGAACGAGGCGCCCGGGGTCGGGACCCCCGTGCGGGGCGGGGTCACCTACCGCGAGGCCCACGCCGCCATGGAGGAGGTCGCGGACCACCGCGAGGGGCTCGTCTCGCTGGAGGTGGTGGAGGTCAACCCCATCCTCGACGACCACAACCGGACCGCCGAACTCGGCGTCGAACTCGTCGCGAGCGCGCTGGGCGAACGCATCCTATAG